The Microbulbifer sp. YPW1 genome contains the following window.
CGATGACGGCGACAATGGCGGACCGATAGTAACGCCGGAGCCACAACCTGAGCCACAACCTGAGCCGGAGCCCGAGCGCGAGAAAATTCCCGACGCGGCGGACCCCACTGCCGACGCCAGCGCGATCAACTACAACGATATGGCGGTGCACGATCCATCGGTGATCCGTGACGACGACGGCACCTTCTATGTGTTCGGCTCACACCTCGACGCGGCGAAAAGTACCGACCTGATGCGCTGGGAGCGTATCGCCGGGGGCGGTGTGAACGATGCCAATCCCCTGTTCAACACCTATGCAAGCGAGATTTCAGAAGGCCTGGAATGGGTGGGTGGCCATCAGGGCAGCTGGGCGGCCGACGTCATCAAGCTGAACGACGGTAAGTACTACTTCTACTACAACCACTGCGCCAACCCTGCCAGTGAAACGGGCGATTGCAATACACCGCGCTCTTACCTTGGCGTGGCGGTGGCCGATACCATCGAAGGCCCCTACATCGATCAGGGAATCTTCATTTACTCCGGCATGACGCCAGAAGAAATCGCGGCGGGTTATGTTCCCGACGGGTTCACCGGCACCGAGTACAACCCCACTATCCACCCCAACGCCATCGACCCGGATGTTTTCTACGATAAGGATGGCAAGCTGTGGATGCTGTACGGCTCCTATTCCGGAGGGATTTTCATTCTGGAAATGGATGAAACCACCGGCAAACCCAAACCCGGCCAGGGCTATGGCAAGCATCTCACCGGTGGTGACCACAGTGCCATTGAAGGCACCTACATGCTGTACAGCCCGGAGAGCGACTACTACTACCTGTTTATGTCCTTCGGCGGATTTTTCTCCACCGATGGCTACAACATCCGCATCGCCCGCTCCAAAACACCTGATGGCCCATTCCTGGATGCGGAAGGCAATGACATGGCGGAAGCACGTGGTAGTAATTGGGACAGCTTTGCCCCCTACGGGGTGAAAATGATGGGCGGCTTCGAGTTTGCCTCAGATGCGGGCGACCCCTACCCAAGCCGCGGCTACCTGGCACCTGGTCATAACTCGGCCTACTACGACGAGGAAACGGGCAAGCATTTTCTGATTACCCACACTCGCTTCCCCAATCGCGGCGAAGCCCACTCGGTGCGGGTGCATGAGATGTTCGTCAACGCAGACGGCTGGCTGGTCGCCTCACCCCAACGTTACACGCCCATCGAGGGTGACAATATTGTCGACAGCAACGACCTGAACGGTACCTACAAATTCATCAACCACGGCAAGGATATCAACCGCACCGCCAAGCCTACCCTGTACGTCACCCTGAATGACGACGGCAGTGTGAGCGGGGAAGTCACCGGGGAATATGTCCACGATGTGGAAAACCCGTCGCGGATCAGCTTCACCCTGGAAATCGATGGCGAAACGGAGGAATACGAAGGTATTACCCGGTGGCAGTGGAATGCCCAGGCGGAAAAGCTGGTACCGGTATTCACCGCCGTTTCCGGCACCGGTGAATCCATCTGGGGCCTCAGAATGGATGACCAATCCGATTCCAATACCCTGACTGCGATTACTGCAAACCTGAGTGTGCCCGCTAATACTGCTGATGACAGTATCGATCTGCCCACCCGCGGTACCCGCGGCGCTACCATCGCGTGGGTAAGCAGCGACGACAGCGTAATTAAACCCAGCGGTCGAGTAACGCGTCCGAATGCAGGGGAAGGTGATGCGACGGTGACCCTCACCGCTAATGTGAGCCTGAACGGCATGGATACCACCGTCAATTTCACTATCACGGTGGAGGAGCGCCAGCCCTATAACCGCACCGCCTGGTACCCCTTTGAAGACAATCTGCAGGAGTCCGCCGGGCGCTTTGCTGCAGGCACCGCCACCGGTGACCGAATCTTCAATAGCGGCAACGTTGGTTTTACCGCTGGTCACGACGGCCAAGCGCTGCAGCTGGATGGAAGCAACGGCGTACTGCTTCCGGAAGGACTAATCGACAACTACGAGTACACGGTTTCCTTCTGGGCCAAACCGACTGCGATCACGCAGCACACACCGACATTCTTCGGAACCGTGAAGGAAGAGGCCACTGATAGCAACGCGCCGTACTCCAACCACTGGCTGAGCTTCGTACCGCATGCCTGGGACGGCAACACCATGCTATGGGGCAAAAATGGGGATCCTATCTATTTCGACGGAGCAACCGGCGAGCTGATTCCCGCCGCTACGTGGACCCATATGGCCTTCGCCGTCGATAACGGGCACGTACGCGTGTACTTAAATGGTGAAGAGAAATTTTCCGGCGGAACGCTGATCGACTTTTTCAGTGGCAACACAGGAAATTTCGCCCTCGGTGTCAACTACTGGGACCTACCTTTCAACGGCCAGATCGA
Protein-coding sequences here:
- a CDS encoding LamG-like jellyroll fold domain-containing protein encodes the protein MKTIQRASYLALVLSTLMSTTGCFDSGSGDDGDNGGPIVTPEPQPEPQPEPEPEREKIPDAADPTADASAINYNDMAVHDPSVIRDDDGTFYVFGSHLDAAKSTDLMRWERIAGGGVNDANPLFNTYASEISEGLEWVGGHQGSWAADVIKLNDGKYYFYYNHCANPASETGDCNTPRSYLGVAVADTIEGPYIDQGIFIYSGMTPEEIAAGYVPDGFTGTEYNPTIHPNAIDPDVFYDKDGKLWMLYGSYSGGIFILEMDETTGKPKPGQGYGKHLTGGDHSAIEGTYMLYSPESDYYYLFMSFGGFFSTDGYNIRIARSKTPDGPFLDAEGNDMAEARGSNWDSFAPYGVKMMGGFEFASDAGDPYPSRGYLAPGHNSAYYDEETGKHFLITHTRFPNRGEAHSVRVHEMFVNADGWLVASPQRYTPIEGDNIVDSNDLNGTYKFINHGKDINRTAKPTLYVTLNDDGSVSGEVTGEYVHDVENPSRISFTLEIDGETEEYEGITRWQWNAQAEKLVPVFTAVSGTGESIWGLRMDDQSDSNTLTAITANLSVPANTADDSIDLPTRGTRGATIAWVSSDDSVIKPSGRVTRPNAGEGDATVTLTANVSLNGMDTTVNFTITVEERQPYNRTAWYPFEDNLQESAGRFAAGTATGDRIFNSGNVGFTAGHDGQALQLDGSNGVLLPEGLIDNYEYTVSFWAKPTAITQHTPTFFGTVKEEATDSNAPYSNHWLSFVPHAWDGNTMLWGKNGDPIYFDGATGELIPAATWTHMAFAVDNGHVRVYLNGEEKFSGGTLIDFFSGNTGNFALGVNYWDLPFNGQIDEFKVYESALTAEEVRNLDIDNQSDEELLASAAAILDLGDLSAVTADFELPTTGPYAAAVRWTSSNPNAISVDGDTGVVTRPEGADSEVTLTATLSLNGAQQVKTFNATVKSTGLPAPVAHFGFEQTLDDAAGNFGSGAVVGALINEAGGSITYAEGVVGQAAVFDGASGVVLPDDLIADHSYSFTLWLSPSALSPYTTSFFGWAANNSWISLLPNGFGEDTMLWSGESWFDANTGIQIPQDSWSQLAVTVNSGEVSVYVNGEQAFTGSNFPDVFGPAAERNFALGVNFWDTPYAGMMDEVKVYDYAVSAEDVLALYEAELLGEQ